A window of the Deinococcus gobiensis I-0 genome harbors these coding sequences:
- a CDS encoding Tetratricopeptide TPR_2, translating to MPTRRSTRSSRQDFTEISEVLHYLCAQGDLEPACVTIEHGLTKRPPFKTQEGWVASFEQLPAEVRAVHPQAAWISIRLYTHIRRFDLALIFAEQARKGLSQADFAPLIAYEALSLTSLGHHQQALDVLAPVLDSLSGLAAGTGWRARGQAMNSLRQEGWQEAFVQAGTLLQGRPLGLLLLEQGGALERIGQSAYARDLWRQALPLLQDDPVYVAWLRHALGNACLRFALPEAEDHFLAMEQAVRDEMAALFRPWAACGLATARLAQGEWARALSGYRRGVRLAQEPIDQRLAWRGVGYTQRLMGKPELALETFQKAAAITPEDIASGTSWVFVDIAACYAQIGRPEEAWAALERTGPMVWDDEDRGSIVRAALAYQAGDLAEATRQLASVHIDALWVREEAHCFPDLFDACAPRRPAPLSYSGPLRVEVHALGPLLVKVNGRPVPLRPTGRAGELLVLLLEQGNRAATEVLGDLLYPEGTQKRSKSQAVWGLVRELRETLGWEESVLAQDGVYQLDPEVQWWYDVREALARGEATPQFLSGNYQAWVVERGSLLALRES from the coding sequence ATGCCCACCCGCCGCTCCACCCGCTCCTCCAGACAGGACTTCACCGAGATCAGCGAAGTCCTGCATTACCTCTGTGCTCAGGGTGATCTGGAACCGGCCTGCGTCACCATCGAGCACGGACTCACCAAGCGGCCGCCGTTCAAGACGCAGGAAGGCTGGGTAGCCTCATTCGAGCAGCTCCCCGCCGAGGTCCGGGCGGTCCACCCCCAGGCGGCCTGGATCAGCATCCGGCTGTACACCCACATCCGGCGATTCGACCTTGCCCTGATCTTCGCGGAGCAGGCCCGCAAAGGGCTGTCGCAAGCGGATTTCGCGCCCCTGATCGCCTACGAAGCCCTCTCGCTCACCAGCCTGGGGCACCACCAGCAGGCCCTCGACGTCCTGGCTCCCGTGCTGGACAGTCTCTCCGGTCTGGCCGCCGGGACCGGCTGGCGCGCACGGGGCCAGGCCATGAATTCCCTGCGACAGGAGGGCTGGCAAGAGGCCTTCGTCCAGGCGGGGACCCTTCTGCAGGGCCGCCCCCTGGGTCTGCTCTTGCTCGAACAGGGTGGGGCGCTGGAGCGTATTGGGCAGAGCGCGTATGCCCGCGACCTCTGGCGCCAGGCCCTCCCTCTCCTTCAGGACGATCCTGTCTATGTGGCCTGGCTGCGACATGCCCTGGGTAACGCCTGCCTGCGCTTCGCCCTCCCCGAAGCCGAGGATCATTTTCTCGCCATGGAGCAGGCCGTGCGGGATGAGATGGCGGCGCTCTTCCGGCCCTGGGCCGCCTGTGGCCTCGCGACGGCGCGACTGGCCCAGGGCGAGTGGGCCCGCGCCCTGTCGGGCTACCGCCGGGGCGTCCGGCTGGCCCAGGAGCCGATCGACCAGCGGCTGGCCTGGCGGGGCGTGGGCTATACCCAGCGCCTGATGGGCAAGCCGGAACTGGCCCTGGAAACCTTCCAGAAGGCCGCCGCCATCACCCCCGAGGACATAGCGAGCGGAACGTCCTGGGTCTTCGTGGACATCGCCGCCTGTTACGCCCAGATCGGCCGGCCGGAAGAGGCGTGGGCCGCCCTGGAACGTACCGGGCCGATGGTCTGGGACGATGAGGACCGCGGCTCGATCGTTCGGGCTGCCCTCGCCTATCAGGCCGGCGACCTCGCCGAGGCGACCCGGCAGCTGGCCTCCGTGCATATAGACGCGCTGTGGGTCAGGGAAGAAGCCCACTGTTTTCCCGACCTGTTCGACGCCTGCGCCCCGCGCCGACCCGCACCTCTGAGCTACAGCGGGCCGCTGCGGGTCGAGGTCCATGCCCTGGGACCGTTGCTGGTCAAGGTCAATGGCCGGCCGGTGCCCCTGCGCCCGACGGGCCGGGCCGGGGAGTTGCTCGTGCTGCTGCTCGAACAGGGCAACCGCGCCGCCACCGAAGTGCTCGGCGACCTGCTGTATCCCGAGGGCACCCAGAAGCGGTCCAAGAGTCAGGCGGTCTGGGGACTGGTCCGTGAACTGCGCGAAACGCTGGGCTGGGAAGAGAGCGTTCTGGCACAGGACGGGGTCTATCAGCTCGATCCCGAGGTGCAGTGGTGGTACGACGTGCGCGAGGCGCTGGCCCGGGGCGAGGCCACGCCGCAGTTCCTCAGCGGCAACTATCAGGCCTGGGTCGTGGAGCGGGGAAGTCTTCTGGCCCTGCGTGAGTCCTAG
- a CDS encoding IS982 family transposase — protein MARYRLHHSLGRRAVIRQLHRWAKRHFSDVMRCSHQKLSDALLVALLLSRLIFKHPFPSIWWNILREDRVDLPSYTQAYTRGQRLLERLEAVATPSQSCMEVIVDSMPLPVCRPKRGKRCAFPGARWGYGTQGDVYGYKLHAWVTASGAIVQYLIRPANLHDMTVSDELNRRWPDFGGPRIIGDKGYCCLGYVFPPKRNTRYDTGWRPGRHPRLRKRIETVFSSLVEAPIHSVQTKTLRSLRLRVVLAILAHNIAQP, from the coding sequence ATGGCTAGATACCGTCTCCATCACAGTTTAGGCCGACGAGCCGTCATCCGCCAGCTTCACCGCTGGGCCAAACGGCATTTCAGTGACGTCATGCGGTGTTCGCACCAGAAACTGAGTGATGCCCTGTTGGTCGCCCTGTTGCTCAGCCGACTGATCTTCAAACATCCGTTCCCGTCCATCTGGTGGAACATCCTGAGGGAAGATCGTGTCGATCTTCCCTCCTACACGCAGGCGTATACCCGGGGACAGCGATTGCTTGAACGACTTGAAGCGGTCGCCACCCCATCACAGTCCTGCATGGAAGTGATCGTCGATTCCATGCCTCTGCCCGTCTGCCGACCCAAACGGGGGAAGCGTTGTGCGTTTCCCGGTGCTCGTTGGGGTTACGGCACGCAGGGAGACGTCTACGGATACAAGTTGCACGCGTGGGTGACCGCTTCGGGTGCCATCGTGCAGTATCTGATCCGACCAGCCAATTTGCACGATATGACCGTAAGCGACGAGCTCAACCGGCGGTGGCCCGACTTCGGCGGGCCACGCATCATCGGTGATAAGGGGTACTGCTGCTTGGGCTACGTGTTCCCACCGAAGAGGAATACCCGGTACGACACGGGGTGGCGGCCTGGCCGCCACCCTCGATTGCGAAAACGCATTGAAACGGTGTTCTCTAGTTTGGTCGAGGCTCCCATTCACTCTGTGCAGACGAAAACGTTGCGGTCGCTCCGTCTCCGTGTCGTCCTGGCCATACTCGCTCACAACATTGCCCAACCCTAA
- a CDS encoding helix-turn-helix transcriptional regulator, with protein sequence MTASPEDTTGREPAQASTIRRLYSMIEMLRIKDRTVEDLIALFDVPRRTVLRDLSAVDAMGLGLQWSAVYGYRLPAAAPTFRPVEALMVHAALRLLYHHASSKNREYLLALEKLISGLPPSLQEVTRRSVQDLTPQLRSDGALERVGDAWVNRRYIAFDYMEPNGLPERCELAVYFIEISRADLAPYVIGIDRQRRAAVRTFRLSRMKRVVMLEDTYEIPADFDPRLHLTDAWGVVGQPREPVTATLRFAQEAASRVLEGGFPNLTVEEIGTADHSLVVKVRASLDAAGQAPELLSWILGWGAHVEVLDPPDLRERWLQEAQAITVKFGRTIH encoded by the coding sequence GTGACCGCAAGCCCAGAAGACACGACCGGCAGGGAGCCCGCCCAGGCCAGCACCATCAGGCGGCTGTACTCGATGATCGAGATGCTCCGGATCAAGGACCGGACCGTCGAGGACCTGATCGCCCTCTTCGACGTTCCGAGGCGAACCGTCCTGCGCGACCTCAGCGCCGTGGACGCGATGGGACTGGGCTTACAGTGGTCGGCCGTCTACGGCTACAGGCTGCCGGCAGCGGCACCGACCTTCCGGCCGGTTGAGGCGCTGATGGTACACGCCGCTCTGCGGCTGCTCTACCACCACGCCTCCAGCAAGAACCGGGAATACCTGCTGGCCCTCGAAAAGCTCATTTCCGGCCTGCCTCCCAGTCTTCAGGAGGTGACGCGGCGATCGGTTCAGGACCTCACGCCCCAGCTCCGCAGTGACGGGGCTCTGGAGCGGGTCGGCGACGCCTGGGTCAACCGCCGGTATATCGCTTTCGACTACATGGAGCCAAACGGACTGCCTGAGCGCTGCGAGCTGGCCGTCTACTTCATCGAGATCTCGCGCGCCGATCTCGCGCCCTACGTGATCGGCATCGACCGGCAGCGGCGGGCTGCCGTCCGGACCTTCCGGTTGTCCCGCATGAAGCGCGTCGTGATGCTCGAAGACACCTACGAGATTCCGGCCGACTTCGACCCCAGGCTTCACCTGACCGACGCCTGGGGGGTGGTGGGGCAGCCGCGCGAGCCTGTCACTGCGACGCTGCGATTCGCCCAGGAAGCGGCTTCCCGGGTACTGGAAGGCGGCTTCCCGAACCTCACGGTCGAGGAAATAGGGACTGCGGACCACAGCCTGGTGGTGAAGGTGCGGGCGAGTCTGGACGCCGCCGGCCAGGCTCCGGAACTCCTTTCCTGGATTCTCGGGTGGGGGGCCCACGTGGAGGTCCTGGACCCACCCGACCTCCGGGAGCGCTGGCTTCAGGAGGCGCAGGCCATCACCGTGAAATTCGGCCGGACCATCCACTGA
- a CDS encoding heavy metal translocating P-type ATPase, translating into MASSERSSGLGDSAAAGSGPPLTYLVEGMDCANCVRGVERMVAGLPGTSAVQTSFTRQTLSLALDESRTPRAVLEGNLRALGYVPSLRGTAGAATTPPQEHDHSGHAHAGHDHGHGEGHGHDHAAVPGQAWYAGTQGRLVLGSGALLALAWTFGFFEPALATWGYVAATLLGVWPLARRAWASARLGEPFSINMLVTVAALGALLIGEAPEGAVVVFFFAVGELLEGVAAGRARAGIQALAALTPRTALLLEGEGTREVPAASLGVGQTVQVRPGDRIPADGLILSGRSGVDDSPVTGESVPVFKAEGDAVYAGSINTDGVLTVRVERAAQDNTIARIIALVEEAESSRAPTARFIDRFSRVYTPAVVLVAALVATVPPLALGADWNTWLYRGLALLLIGCPCALVLSVPAALTSAISAGTRRGLLVKGGAALEKLGSSRLVALDKTGTLTAGRPRVTDIAAFGAGRAEVLRLAAATESGSSHPLARAVLAAAAEEGLTLPTAQDAQAQAGRAVTATVEGRTLSVGSPRHAAEQAQAAGQTLPAEVQAQIAAFEAQGRTAVVLQDGAVCLGVLALRDEPRPDARATLARLRALGVRPLMLTGDNARTAQAIADDLGLAAGDVRAELLPADKLRLITGLRDSHEGRAGVAMVGDGINDAPALAQADVGIAMGGGTDVALEAADAALLRGRLAGVAELIELSRAAMVNIRVNIALALGLKLVFLVTTLLGSTNLWMAILADTGATALVTANALRLLRWRPREDAVVAQPPMAAGTRLT; encoded by the coding sequence ATGGCTTCTTCCGAACGTTCCTCCGGGTTGGGCGACTCTGCGGCGGCAGGGAGCGGGCCTCCCCTGACCTATCTGGTCGAGGGCATGGACTGCGCCAACTGCGTGCGTGGCGTCGAGCGGATGGTCGCCGGGCTTCCCGGCACCTCGGCCGTGCAGACCAGTTTCACGCGCCAGACGCTGTCTCTGGCCCTCGACGAGAGCCGCACCCCCCGCGCCGTGCTGGAAGGCAACCTGCGCGCCCTGGGCTACGTGCCCTCGCTGCGCGGGACGGCGGGCGCGGCCACGACGCCCCCCCAGGAGCATGACCATAGCGGGCACGCCCACGCAGGCCATGACCACGGCCACGGTGAAGGTCACGGCCATGATCACGCGGCGGTTCCCGGCCAGGCCTGGTATGCGGGCACGCAGGGCCGGCTCGTGCTGGGGTCCGGGGCGCTGCTCGCCCTGGCCTGGACGTTCGGGTTCTTCGAGCCGGCCCTGGCGACCTGGGGCTATGTGGCCGCGACCCTGCTCGGGGTCTGGCCGCTGGCCCGCCGGGCGTGGGCCAGCGCGCGCCTGGGCGAGCCGTTCAGCATCAACATGCTGGTCACGGTGGCGGCGCTGGGCGCCCTGCTCATCGGCGAGGCGCCCGAGGGGGCCGTGGTGGTGTTCTTCTTCGCGGTGGGCGAACTGCTCGAAGGGGTGGCCGCCGGCCGCGCCCGCGCCGGAATTCAGGCCCTCGCGGCGCTGACCCCGCGCACGGCCCTGCTGCTCGAAGGCGAGGGGACGCGCGAGGTCCCGGCCGCCTCGCTCGGCGTGGGACAGACCGTGCAGGTGCGGCCCGGCGACCGGATTCCCGCCGACGGCCTCATCCTCTCCGGCCGCTCGGGCGTGGACGACAGCCCCGTGACCGGCGAGAGCGTACCCGTGTTCAAGGCGGAGGGCGACGCGGTCTACGCGGGCAGCATCAACACCGACGGCGTGCTGACGGTCCGGGTCGAGCGCGCCGCGCAGGACAACACCATCGCCCGCATCATCGCGCTGGTGGAGGAAGCCGAGTCGAGCCGCGCGCCCACGGCCCGGTTCATCGACCGCTTCAGCCGCGTGTACACCCCGGCGGTCGTGCTCGTCGCGGCGCTGGTGGCGACCGTGCCGCCGCTGGCCCTGGGGGCCGACTGGAACACCTGGCTCTACCGGGGGCTGGCGCTGCTGCTCATCGGGTGTCCGTGCGCGCTGGTGCTGTCGGTTCCGGCGGCCCTGACCAGCGCCATCAGCGCAGGCACGCGGCGCGGGCTGCTCGTCAAGGGCGGCGCGGCCCTGGAAAAACTCGGCTCGTCCCGCCTGGTGGCCCTCGACAAGACCGGCACCCTGACGGCGGGCCGCCCGCGCGTGACCGACATCGCCGCGTTCGGCGCCGGCCGCGCCGAGGTGCTGCGACTGGCCGCCGCCACCGAGTCGGGCAGCAGTCACCCGCTGGCCCGCGCCGTGCTGGCGGCGGCGGCCGAGGAGGGCCTGACGCTGCCCACCGCGCAGGATGCCCAGGCCCAGGCCGGGCGCGCCGTGACGGCGACCGTCGAGGGCCGCACCCTGAGCGTCGGGTCGCCGCGCCACGCGGCCGAGCAGGCGCAGGCAGCCGGACAGACCCTACCCGCCGAGGTACAGGCCCAGATCGCGGCCTTCGAGGCGCAGGGCCGGACCGCCGTGGTCCTCCAGGACGGCGCGGTCTGCCTGGGGGTTCTGGCCCTCCGGGACGAGCCGCGCCCCGATGCCCGGGCCACCCTGGCCCGGCTGCGCGCCCTGGGCGTCCGGCCCCTCATGCTCACGGGGGACAATGCGCGCACCGCGCAGGCCATCGCCGACGACCTCGGGCTCGCGGCCGGAGACGTGCGGGCCGAACTGCTGCCTGCCGACAAGCTGCGGCTGATCACCGGGCTGCGGGACAGCCATGAGGGCCGGGCCGGTGTGGCGATGGTCGGGGACGGCATCAACGACGCCCCGGCCCTCGCCCAGGCCGACGTGGGCATCGCGATGGGTGGGGGAACCGACGTGGCCCTCGAGGCGGCCGACGCCGCCCTGCTGCGGGGCCGCCTGGCCGGTGTGGCCGAGCTGATCGAGCTGTCGCGCGCCGCGATGGTCAACATCCGCGTGAATATCGCCCTGGCCCTGGGCCTCAAGCTGGTGTTCCTGGTCACGACGCTGCTCGGCTCGACCAACCTCTGGATGGCGATTCTGGCCGATACCGGAGCCACCGCCCTGGTGACGGCCAATGCCCTGCGGCTGCTGCGCTGGCGGCCCAGGGAAGACGCCGTGGTGGCGCAGCCGCCGATGGCTGCGGGGACACGTCTCACCTGA